A part of Schistosoma mansoni strain Puerto Rico chromosome W, complete genome genomic DNA contains:
- a CDS encoding putative single-minded, whose translation MKEKSKNAARTRREKENTEFYELARLLPLPSAITSQLDKASIIRLTTSYLKIRTIFPNGRYFIGVIIVSLNNAYITDSY comes from the coding sequence ATGAAAGAGAAATCAAAAAATGCTGCTCGTACACGACGTGAAAAAGAAAATACAGAGTTTTACGAATTAGCTAGACTTCTACCACTCCCCAGTGCAATTACATCACAACTGGATAAAGCATCTATTATACGTTTAACAACAAGTTATTTAAAAATTAGAACTATATTTCCAAACGGTAGGTATTTCATTGGAGTTATTATTGTCTCACTGAATAACGCTTATATAACTGACAGTTATTGA